In Solidesulfovibrio carbinoliphilus subsp. oakridgensis, the sequence CTGCCCGAGGAGCGGCGGTCCATCGAGGCGGCCATGGCTTCCGGCCAACTCCTGGCCGTGGTCTCCACCTCGGCCCTGGAGCTCGGCATCGACATCGGGGGCCTGGATCTCTGCATCCTGTGCGGCTATCCCGGCTCGGTCATGGCCGCCTGGCAACGCGGCGGCCGGGTCGGCCGGGCGCAGCGGGAATCGGCCGTGGCACTCATTGCCGGCGAGGACGCCCTGGACCAGTATTTCATGCGCCACCCGGCCGACTTCTTCGACCGCCCGCCCGAGTCGGCCGTCATCAATCCCGACAATCCGGCCATCCTGGCCAAGCACCTGGAGTGCGCCGCCGCCGAGCTGCCGCTGACCGAAGACGAGCCGTTCCTGGCCTCCCCGGCCGTGCGGGGCGAGGTCGAAAAGCTGGAGGAAAAGGGCCTGCTCCTGCGCGACAAGGACGGTAAACGCCTGTTCGCGGCCCGAAAGCGTCCCCACCGCGACGTCAACCTGCGCGGCTCGGGCGGCCAGTTCACCATCGAGACCCCGGCCGGCGCCGTCATCGGCCAGATCGACGAGATGCGGGCCTACAAGGAGACCCATCCGGGCGCGGTCTACATCCACCGGGGCGTCTCCTACCTGGTCGAAAGCCTGGACATTCCCGAGCGCCGGGTCCGGGTCGCGCCGGGCAAGGTGGACTACTACACCCGGGCCCGGGGCCAGAAGACGACCGAGATCCTGGAAGTCCTCGGCGAATCGAAAGTCCAGGGCGTGCCGGTCTTTCTCGGACGGCTCAAGGTCACCGAGACCATCACCGGCTACGAGCGCCGGGCCGCCCGGGGCGGCCAGCTCCTGTCCATCGTGCCGCTCGATTTTCCGCCCCTGGTCTTCGAGACCGAGGGCTGGTGGTGGGTCATTCCCGAAGCGGTCCAGGCCGAGCTCGACCGGCGGCTCTTCCACTTCATGGGCGCCATCCACGCCATGGAGCACGCCATGATCGGCATCCTGCCGCTTCTGGTCCTGACCGACCGCAACGATCTCGGCGGCATCTCCACCCCGCTCCATCCGCAGGTCGGCCGGGCCTGCGTCTTCATCTACGACGGGGCCCCGGGCGGCATCGGCCTGTCGCGCATGGCCTTTGCCAAGGCCGACGAGGCCCTCTCCCGGACGCTGGCCGCCGTGGCCGGCTGTCCGTGCGAAACCGGCTGCCCGTCGTGCGTCCACTCGCCCAAATGCGGTTCCGGCAACCGGCCCATCGACAAGGTGGCGGCCCGCTTTCTCCTGGAGGTCCTCATGTCCGGAAAGATGCCCGAAGGGGCCGACTGTCGCCCCGACTGCCCCGACCACAACGAACAGCAACGATCCGACGCCCCCCAGGCCAGCCGGCCCGGCCTGCTCCCCAAAGCCGCGCCCCCGGCCCGGTTCGGCGTCCTTGACGTCGAAACCCGCCGCTCGGCCGCCGAAGTCGGCGGCTGGTGCAACGCCCACCAGATGGGCATCTCCGTGGCCGTGCTCTACGACTCGCGCCTCGACGACTTCCTGGTCTACCGCCAGGAGGAGCTGCCCGAACTCTACCAGGCGCTCACCGCCCTGGACCTGATCGTCGGCTTCAACATCAACCGCTTCGACTACAAGGTCCTGGCCGGGATCTCGCCCTTCGACCACCGGGCCCTGCCCACCCTGGACATCCTGGAAAAGGTCCACGCCCGCCTCGGCTACCGCCTGTCCCTGGACGGCCTGGCCAAGGCCACCCTTGGCACCCGGAAATCCGCCACCGGCCTCGACGCCCTGGCCTGGTGGAAGGAGGGCCGCCTGGACGAGATCACCGCCTATTGCAAAAAAGACGTGGCCGTCACCCGCGACCTCTACCTCTTCGGCCGCGACAACGGGTTCCTCCTCTTCTCCAACAAGGCCGGCCAGACCGTCAGGCTGCCGGTGGAGTGGTAGGTGGTAAGTGGAAAGTGGAGAGAGTGGAAAAGATGCCTCCGGCGGCCGGAGGGGATCATCCCCCCGGACCCCCTGGAAGGGGGTAGGGCAAGCGTAGCGGATACACGGAATAGATTTGGATGATTGACGAAATACAAGTCGGGGGGGGGCCGGGGGGAATCATTCCCCCCGGCGGGGTTCGGGGCAGAGCCCCGATTCCTCCTGTCTTTTTTCTTGTTGCCGTGGCTTTCTGCCGGCATAGTCCGCGAAACCGAACGTGAGCGAAAACGTCCCGTGCTGACCATCGAACACCTGTCCAAATCCTACGTCCAGAACGGTTCCGGCCCGACCTGCGCCCTGGCCGACGTGAGCTTCGCCGTACCGCGAGGAGCTTTCGTGTCGCTCCTCGGGCCGTCCGGCTGCGGCAAGTCCACCATCCTCCAGTGCGTCTGCGGCCTCATGCGCCCGACCACCGGCCGGGTGGCCCTCGAAGGCCGCGTTATCGTCAGCCCGCCGCCGGAAATGGCCCTCATTTTCCAGAACGCCGCCGCCTCGCTCTTCCCCTGGCAGACCGTGCGGGACAACATCCGGTTCGTCCTGCGCCGCAAGGCCGGCTCCCCGGCCGCCAAGGCCGCAACGGCGGCCGGGGCCCTGGCCGCCGTCGGCCTGTCGGACTTCGCCGACCACTACCCCTGGCAGCTCTCCGGCGGCATGCAGCAGCGGGCCGCCCTGGCCCGGGGCCTGGCCTACGGGGCCGACATCCTGCTCCTCGACGAGCCTTTCGCCTCGGTCGACGCCCAGACCCGCGAGGAACTCGAAGACCTGCTCGCCACCGTGGCGGCCGAGCAGCAAAAGACCGTCCTCTTCGTCACCCACGACATCGACGAGGCCGTCTACCTCTCCGACACGGTCGTGGTGCTCACCCCGCCCCCGGCCAGGGTGGCCGCCGCCCTCACCATCGACCTGCCCCGGCCCCGGGACCAGATCGCCAGCCGCGAAGAACGCCGCTTCCTCGACGCCCGGAAGGAAATCCATGCCCTCCTGCGCCGTTAGTTGGTGGGAGGGGCGTTGCCCCTCCCACACCCTCCCCACCAGGGCTCTGCCCTGGACCCGCCGGGGGGGATCATCCCCCCCGGACCCCCTGGAAGGGGGTAACGGGTATACGGGAAGCGGGTTTCTGGCCTGGCCTGTTGCGACCGGCCGGCAGCCTCGGAGCGTGGGCTGCATCGGGAATATCCGCCCATGACGCGCGCCAGACGCCCCTCCCGCCCTGCCCCCGGGACGTCCTGCCGGGAAACCACCACTCCCGACACCCCACACCCGTGCCCCCCCTCGGGGGGGGCCGGGGGGGATCATCCCCCCCGGTGGGGAGGTCCAGGAGGGGCAAAGCCCCTCCTGGCCGCCGGAGGCATTCTTCTCCTCTGTCTCCTCCTGGCCACCTGGGAACTCACCTCCCGCTTCCGCCTGATACGCCCGGACCTGCTGCCGCCGGTTTCGGAAGTGCTTGTGGAGCTTGGGCGTCTGGCCGTGTCCGGGGAGCTGGCCCGGCAGGGGCTGGCCACGCTGTTGCGGGTGCTCGGCGGGTTCGCGGCCGGCGGGGTGTTTGGCGTGGCCTTTGGCTTTGCCTGCGGCGTATGGCCGGGCCTGGGGCGGGCCAGCCGGCTGACGGTGGAATTTCTGCGCCCCATGCCATCGGTGGCCCTTATTCCCATCGGGATTTTGTTTTTGGGCCTCGGGTTCGGGTTGTGCGTGGCCGTGGCCGGGTTCGCCTGCGCCTGGCCGGCCTATGTGGCCGCCCTGGCCGGATCGGGCGCGGCCGGGGCGGAACTGCGGGCCACGGCCCGGGTCTACGGCCTGACCCGGGGCGAGACCATCGTTTACGTGCTGGCCCCGGCCGCCGCTCCCCAGGTCATGGCCGGCCTGCGCGTGGCCCTGGCCGTGGCCGTGGCCGTCACGGTCACGACGGAAATGGCCGCCTCGCCCGACGGCCTCGGGTCCTTTATCCTCGAATCCTCGCTCTCGCGCCGGCCCGAGGCCATGTACGCCGGCATCGTGGCCGTGGGGCTGCTCGGTTTTCTGCTAAACGCCGCCTTCGTGGCCGCCCGACGCCGCCTGCTGCGCTGGCTGCCCGAGGGGTGCCGCTGATGGCCCGCTGGACACTGACAGCCCTGGCGCGCCGCCTGAGCGGCCTGTGGGTGCTTTTGGCCCTGACCGGCCTGTGGGAGGCGGCCTCGCGGGCGGGACTGGTCTCCAAGCTCTATTTCCCGCCGATCTCGATCATCGCGGCCACCTTCTGGAAGCTGACCGCCACCGGCTTCCTGCCGCTGGAGGCCGGCCAGACCCTCGGCCGGGCCCTGCTCGGCCTTGGCCTCGCGGCCTTGCTCGCCATCCCCTGCGGCCTGGCCATGGGCGTTTCCCGCCGGCTCTCCGGGCTTTTGACGCCGACCGTGGAACTCCTGCGCCCGGTGCCGCCGCCGGCCATCATCCCGGCGGCCATGCTCTTTTGGGGCATCGGCCTTGGCATGAAGCTTTTCGTGGTGGTCTTCGCCTGCTTTTTCCCCATCCTGGTCGGGGCCGTGGACGGGGCCCGGGGCGTGGCCCCGGGCTTTCGCCTGACGGCCGCCGCCTACGGCGCGACCCGGTGGGACATGCTGGCCCGGGTCATCCTGCCGGCCGCCGGCCCGAGCGTGGCCGCCGGATTCCGCACGGCCGTGCCCATGGCCCTCATCGTCGCCGTGCTCTCCGAGATGATCGGCGCCACCGGCGGCATCGGCCACTACATCCTGCGCATGGAGCGGACCTTTGCCATCCCGGAGATGTACGCCGGCGTCGTCATGCTCGGGATCATGGGCCTGGCCGTCAACGCGGCCGTGGAGCGGTGTCTTGGCCGGCTTTTGCGCTGGCACGACGGCTGGAAAGGCGCTACACAGGCGTAAGGCTCACGGAAGTCACCCCTTTCCCCCTTCGGAGGACGCCATGAAACGACCCGGCCTCGTCGCTCTGCTCCTGTCTTTCTGCCTGGCCGCCCCGGCCCTGGCCGCCGGCCCCCTGCCGCTCAAGGTCGGCTACATTCCGGTCGGCGACTGCCTGCAACTCTACGTGGCCGAGGCCGAGGGCTACTTCAAGGCCGAAGGGCTGGACGTGGCCGCCGTGCCCATGAAGGGCGGGGCCGTGATCGCCCCGGCCGTGGAGGGCGGCGAGCTGGCCATCGGCTGGTCCAACACCGTGTCCATCGTCCTGGCCCACGCCAAGGGCTTCGATTTCGCCTTCCTGGCCCCCGGGGCCGAGGGCGTGGCCGGCCAGCACGACGTCCATGCCCTCCTCGTTCCGGCCGGCTCCGCCGTCCAGTCGGTCAAGGACCTGGCCGGCAAGACCGTGGCCATAAACACCCTCGGCAACATCAACGAGGCGGCCATGCGGGCCCTGGCCGAGAAGGCCGGCATCGCGCCCGATTCCATCCGGCTGGTGGAGGTCCCCTTTCCGGACATGGCCGCAGCCATGAGTCGGGGATCGGCCGACGCGGCGCTGATGCTCGAACCGTTCGTCACGGACGCGACCACGCGGGGCGCGGCCCGGGTCCTCGACCCCTCGCCCCACGCCCCCTTCGGCAATCCGTACCTGATCGGCGGCTGGTTCGCCAAAAAGGCCTGGATCAAGGCCCACCCGGCCGAAGCCTCGGCCTTTGCCCGGGCCGCGGCCAAGGCGTCGGCCTACATCGCGGCCCATCCGGACCGGGCCCGGGACATCCTGAGCCAGCGGACCAAGCTGGCCTCGGAGCTGGCCGGCCGGATCGTCCTGCCCCGCTTTCCGGACACCCTGGCCCCGGCCGCCCTGCAAGGCGTCATCGACGTTTCGGCCCGCTTCGGCCTCGTGCCGGCACCGTTTCCGGCCGCTGAAATCCTCGATATTCCTTCGAAATAACGCCGCTTCCCCACTGCGGCCGGGGCCGCCGTTCCAAGGCCCCGGCCGTCCGTCGCAGACCGCCGGCCGATTGACCATTGGCCGCGGTGTCTTATGTACAACACTGCGCCGTTTCCCCTGCCGCCTCTTCTGCGGCCGCCCGTTTCCCGGCTTTGCCGGCTGCGGCGGCGACGGAAAGATACGGGCCTAACGGCGAAAATGGTTCCTTGCGGCCGATGAATCGTCGCCCGTATCGGCGAGGCAGCGTCGATAGCACGGTTGCCAAAGTCCCGCCTTGCCAAAACCGGCGAAACCGTATGGGGTCTCGGCCGGCATTTCCGGATCTTTCACACGGAAATTGTTGGTTTTTCAGGCCCAAATACCCGGTTTTTTATTTTTTGCTTTACGCTGCCCCATTTTGTCACTATGAAAAAACCCCCCTTAAATAG encodes:
- a CDS encoding ABC transporter substrate-binding protein, producing MKRPGLVALLLSFCLAAPALAAGPLPLKVGYIPVGDCLQLYVAEAEGYFKAEGLDVAAVPMKGGAVIAPAVEGGELAIGWSNTVSIVLAHAKGFDFAFLAPGAEGVAGQHDVHALLVPAGSAVQSVKDLAGKTVAINTLGNINEAAMRALAEKAGIAPDSIRLVEVPFPDMAAAMSRGSADAALMLEPFVTDATTRGAARVLDPSPHAPFGNPYLIGGWFAKKAWIKAHPAEASAFARAAAKASAYIAAHPDRARDILSQRTKLASELAGRIVLPRFPDTLAPAALQGVIDVSARFGLVPAPFPAAEILDIPSK
- a CDS encoding DEAD/DEAH box helicase: MPSRDSTDPKDPRSLSAPQAAAPGEALCGDAAPSGPPKPDVPEGDVADYVAALRASARLGPLVVHHRTFPATPAVHADPTRPFSRPVAELLARRGITRLYAHQARATDLVRAGRHLAVATPTASGKTLTYLLPVLEEVIRNPDSRAIFLYPLKALAQDQKKAIEELTASLPASSRPTVAIFDGDTSPHFRRKIRDNPPHILITNPEMLHLSLLPNHDAWSTLFAGLTHVVADEMHTYRGVMGSHMAHVFRRLLRVCARFGARPSFVFSSATIGNPGQLAESLTGLSVDTVTESGAPTGPRHFLFINPEQSAATTAVMLLAAALKRGLRTIVYTQSRKMTELISLWIAEKAGPYASRVSAYRSGFLPEERRSIEAAMASGQLLAVVSTSALELGIDIGGLDLCILCGYPGSVMAAWQRGGRVGRAQRESAVALIAGEDALDQYFMRHPADFFDRPPESAVINPDNPAILAKHLECAAAELPLTEDEPFLASPAVRGEVEKLEEKGLLLRDKDGKRLFAARKRPHRDVNLRGSGGQFTIETPAGAVIGQIDEMRAYKETHPGAVYIHRGVSYLVESLDIPERRVRVAPGKVDYYTRARGQKTTEILEVLGESKVQGVPVFLGRLKVTETITGYERRAARGGQLLSIVPLDFPPLVFETEGWWWVIPEAVQAELDRRLFHFMGAIHAMEHAMIGILPLLVLTDRNDLGGISTPLHPQVGRACVFIYDGAPGGIGLSRMAFAKADEALSRTLAAVAGCPCETGCPSCVHSPKCGSGNRPIDKVAARFLLEVLMSGKMPEGADCRPDCPDHNEQQRSDAPQASRPGLLPKAAPPARFGVLDVETRRSAAEVGGWCNAHQMGISVAVLYDSRLDDFLVYRQEELPELYQALTALDLIVGFNINRFDYKVLAGISPFDHRALPTLDILEKVHARLGYRLSLDGLAKATLGTRKSATGLDALAWWKEGRLDEITAYCKKDVAVTRDLYLFGRDNGFLLFSNKAGQTVRLPVEW
- a CDS encoding ABC transporter ATP-binding protein, with product MLTIEHLSKSYVQNGSGPTCALADVSFAVPRGAFVSLLGPSGCGKSTILQCVCGLMRPTTGRVALEGRVIVSPPPEMALIFQNAAASLFPWQTVRDNIRFVLRRKAGSPAAKAATAAGALAAVGLSDFADHYPWQLSGGMQQRAALARGLAYGADILLLDEPFASVDAQTREELEDLLATVAAEQQKTVLFVTHDIDEAVYLSDTVVVLTPPPARVAAALTIDLPRPRDQIASREERRFLDARKEIHALLRR
- a CDS encoding ABC transporter permease, encoding MELGRLAVSGELARQGLATLLRVLGGFAAGGVFGVAFGFACGVWPGLGRASRLTVEFLRPMPSVALIPIGILFLGLGFGLCVAVAGFACAWPAYVAALAGSGAAGAELRATARVYGLTRGETIVYVLAPAAAPQVMAGLRVALAVAVAVTVTTEMAASPDGLGSFILESSLSRRPEAMYAGIVAVGLLGFLLNAAFVAARRRLLRWLPEGCR
- a CDS encoding ABC transporter permease — encoded protein: MARWTLTALARRLSGLWVLLALTGLWEAASRAGLVSKLYFPPISIIAATFWKLTATGFLPLEAGQTLGRALLGLGLAALLAIPCGLAMGVSRRLSGLLTPTVELLRPVPPPAIIPAAMLFWGIGLGMKLFVVVFACFFPILVGAVDGARGVAPGFRLTAAAYGATRWDMLARVILPAAGPSVAAGFRTAVPMALIVAVLSEMIGATGGIGHYILRMERTFAIPEMYAGVVMLGIMGLAVNAAVERCLGRLLRWHDGWKGATQA